Proteins encoded by one window of Enterococcus saccharolyticus subsp. saccharolyticus:
- the vanS gene encoding vancomycin resistance histidine kinase VanS gives MKIQSKLAKNLLTRYFVSLTVMVLPMIVVPLIMKYFARFRIWYDGDPTYELLKVIETILYPSIIIYGLGAWIILTIYFIKKALGYLDETIQTTNQLVTEPERPIHLSANLMDVEHEMNEIRERNLLNQRAAKEAEQRKNDLIVYLAHDLRTPLTSVICYLTLLREEPDLSTELRARYTSIALEKAERLEQLIGEFFEITRFNLTTMTLDKEKVDISVMLEQLSYEFLPVMQEKQLTWELALQKELYCALDPEKMERAFDNLIRNAINYSEEKSVLHLSLTQIDAHIRIQLTNTGKTIPKEKLTRIFEPFYCVDTARQSATGGTGLGLPITKEMIDLHGVNIYAESENNKIFFTILLDVIQKTRNEVKIIPCFFI, from the coding sequence TTGAAAATTCAAAGTAAACTAGCCAAAAACTTGCTTACACGTTACTTTGTCAGTCTAACAGTGATGGTATTACCGATGATTGTGGTGCCGTTAATCATGAAATATTTTGCGCGTTTTCGTATTTGGTATGACGGTGATCCGACGTATGAATTACTAAAAGTGATTGAAACAATCTTATATCCGAGTATTATTATTTACGGATTAGGCGCATGGATTATTTTAACCATCTATTTCATCAAAAAGGCGTTGGGATATTTAGATGAAACCATTCAAACGACGAATCAATTAGTCACCGAACCAGAACGGCCCATTCATTTATCTGCTAATTTGATGGATGTGGAGCATGAAATGAATGAAATTCGTGAACGAAACTTACTGAATCAACGAGCAGCCAAAGAAGCTGAACAGCGCAAAAATGATTTAATTGTTTATTTGGCCCATGATTTACGGACACCGTTAACTAGCGTCATCTGCTATTTGACCTTGTTAAGAGAAGAACCTGATTTATCAACCGAATTACGCGCGCGTTATACGTCGATTGCTTTGGAAAAAGCCGAGCGTTTAGAGCAGTTAATCGGTGAGTTTTTTGAAATTACCCGGTTTAATCTGACCACAATGACGTTAGATAAAGAAAAAGTGGATATCAGTGTCATGTTAGAGCAATTAAGTTATGAGTTTCTACCCGTGATGCAAGAAAAACAACTGACTTGGGAATTAGCCTTACAAAAAGAGCTGTATTGTGCGCTTGACCCAGAGAAAATGGAGCGTGCATTTGATAATTTGATTCGAAATGCCATTAATTATAGTGAGGAAAAATCAGTCTTGCATCTCTCTTTAACACAGATTGATGCTCACATCCGTATTCAATTGACAAATACCGGAAAGACAATTCCTAAAGAAAAATTGACCCGCATTTTTGAACCTTTTTATTGCGTGGATACTGCCAGACAAAGTGCAACAGGTGGAACTGGTTTAGGGTTACCAATTACCAAAGAAATGATTGACTTACACGGTGTCAACATCTATGCAGAAAGTGAAAATAATAAAATTTTTTTCACAATATTGTTGGATGTTATCCAAAAAACAAGGAATGAGGTAAAAATCATTCCTTGTTTTTTTATATAA
- a CDS encoding ABC transporter substrate-binding protein — protein sequence MKLTKKWVVVAMVSVGLLTACGKSEEKTKESGKAEKVIIGTLVMPNDEGIAKAENYFEEEMGVPVEVKVFDAGRDTATAMMTEDIDFGLMGSSSAALSIAQGVKLEYIWTHEILGSVESLVAKPGIESAKDLVGKKIATPFSSTAHFSLLKYLEMNNIEESSVSLVDMQTAEIYTAWESNQIDAAYIWEPTLSQLTDKTVLATSEDLANEGFMTANVEVVTETFAKKHPELVEAYIRAVDKAVRLYQENEDEAVKIIAEALGLTPEDAKFQMNGSKWLNSEEQLAPEYMGTTGNIGELSQNLYDLATFLKAQGSISEVPEISVFEEAINPSYIEKLK from the coding sequence ATGAAATTAACTAAAAAATGGGTCGTTGTTGCGATGGTTAGTGTTGGTTTACTAACGGCATGTGGCAAATCAGAAGAAAAAACAAAAGAAAGTGGCAAGGCGGAGAAAGTGATTATTGGTACGTTAGTTATGCCCAATGATGAAGGAATCGCCAAAGCCGAAAACTATTTTGAAGAAGAAATGGGCGTACCTGTTGAAGTAAAAGTATTTGATGCTGGTCGTGATACGGCAACGGCAATGATGACAGAAGATATTGATTTTGGCTTAATGGGATCAAGTTCAGCAGCTCTTTCAATTGCTCAAGGTGTAAAATTGGAATACATTTGGACGCATGAAATTTTAGGCAGTGTGGAATCATTAGTTGCCAAACCAGGCATTGAATCTGCGAAAGATTTAGTTGGTAAAAAAATTGCGACCCCTTTTTCGTCAACTGCTCACTTTTCATTGTTGAAGTATTTGGAAATGAACAATATTGAAGAAAGCAGTGTTTCTTTAGTTGATATGCAGACAGCTGAAATTTATACTGCATGGGAAAGCAATCAAATCGATGCAGCGTACATTTGGGAACCAACGCTTTCTCAATTAACAGATAAAACCGTCCTAGCAACCAGTGAAGATTTAGCTAACGAAGGGTTTATGACTGCTAACGTGGAAGTGGTGACCGAAACATTTGCGAAAAAACATCCAGAGTTAGTCGAAGCTTATATCCGAGCTGTTGATAAAGCTGTTCGATTATACCAAGAAAATGAAGACGAAGCAGTCAAAATTATTGCTGAAGCGCTAGGCTTAACGCCAGAAGATGCGAAATTCCAAATGAATGGCTCAAAATGGTTGAATTCAGAGGAACAGTTGGCACCAGAGTATATGGGAACAACGGGCAACATTGGCGAATTATCACAAAATTTATATGACTTGGCGACATTCCTAAAAGCACAAGGAAGTATCAGTGAAGTGCCTGAAATTTCTGTCTTTGAAGAAGCAATTAACCCATCGTATATCGAAAAATTGAAATAG
- a CDS encoding helix-turn-helix domain-containing protein, translated as MNIERFIEARKALNLSQSELAEGICTQATLSRFENNGQIPTLKILLELCKRLNLSLGDLFPKVEIPNSAITEKMNQAEFFLITSEYQQAADLLTSITLPEAEEAQAVLRYYYLKGFLMFFQEESVMDVMFVFDQILLAEEPNPIFRLLAYTGIGMIYLREQQEEKAEFYFNKVLEQIYQYPIKDMEDTWRVLHIVFQSGVFYAHIQELELSNALLHYAVTICSDNHVTYYLARAAVQLAKNAITTNEEKAVILELIYDARAYSKINRNQIALNELALLEAQVQKH; from the coding sequence ATGAATATTGAACGTTTTATTGAGGCTAGAAAAGCGTTAAACCTGTCGCAAAGTGAATTAGCAGAAGGCATTTGTACGCAAGCTACGTTAAGCCGTTTTGAAAACAATGGACAAATTCCAACGTTGAAAATTTTACTCGAATTATGCAAGCGTTTGAATTTATCATTAGGCGACTTATTTCCTAAAGTAGAGATTCCCAATTCTGCGATTACTGAAAAAATGAATCAAGCAGAATTTTTCTTGATTACAAGTGAATATCAACAAGCTGCCGATTTATTAACGAGTATTACGTTACCCGAAGCAGAAGAAGCACAAGCCGTATTGCGTTATTATTACTTAAAAGGGTTTTTGATGTTTTTCCAAGAGGAATCTGTGATGGATGTAATGTTTGTTTTTGATCAAATTTTATTGGCTGAAGAACCCAATCCTATTTTTCGTTTGTTGGCTTACACAGGCATTGGCATGATTTATTTAAGAGAGCAACAAGAAGAAAAAGCCGAATTTTACTTTAACAAAGTCTTAGAACAAATTTATCAATACCCGATTAAAGATATGGAAGATACATGGCGTGTGTTACATATTGTTTTTCAAAGCGGAGTTTTTTATGCGCATATCCAAGAATTGGAGTTGAGTAATGCGTTATTGCATTATGCTGTCACAATTTGTTCAGATAATCACGTAACTTATTACTTAGCACGCGCAGCCGTTCAACTAGCAAAAAATGCTATAACCACAAATGAAGAAAAAGCTGTGATTCTGGAATTAATTTATGATGCACGAGCATATTCCAAGATCAATCGTAATCAGATTGCATTAAATGAATTAGCGTTGCTTGAAGCACAAGTACAAAAGCATTAG
- a CDS encoding NADPH-dependent FMN reductase, whose protein sequence is MVKLIGLVGTNSEHSTNRQLLQFMSKHFADQAEIDVVEIKEIPIFNKPTEIRVPEIVQQLADKIEAADGVIISTPEYDHAVPASLMNVLSWLSYGIYPFVDKPVMITGASYGTLGSSRAQMHLRQILDAPELKARIMPSSEFLLSHSLQAFDNDNCLKDSEQVAQLEGLFTDFLVFVELMKQLNHAHEMNKKAAENFSWEEV, encoded by the coding sequence ATGGTTAAACTTATTGGCCTCGTTGGCACCAATTCAGAACATTCAACAAATCGTCAGTTATTACAGTTTATGAGCAAACATTTTGCCGACCAAGCAGAAATTGACGTCGTAGAGATTAAGGAGATTCCTATTTTTAACAAACCGACAGAAATTCGCGTGCCAGAAATTGTTCAACAACTTGCAGACAAAATTGAGGCAGCAGATGGCGTAATCATCAGTACCCCAGAATACGATCATGCGGTACCTGCATCATTGATGAACGTATTAAGTTGGTTGTCTTATGGAATTTATCCGTTTGTCGATAAGCCAGTTATGATTACTGGTGCATCGTACGGTACATTAGGTTCTTCTCGGGCACAAATGCATTTGCGACAAATTTTGGATGCTCCTGAATTAAAAGCGCGAATTATGCCGAGTTCAGAATTTTTACTCAGCCATTCACTACAAGCGTTTGACAATGACAACTGTTTAAAAGATTCCGAACAAGTGGCTCAACTGGAAGGATTGTTTACTGATTTCTTAGTATTTGTTGAACTAATGAAACAACTGAATCATGCACATGAAATGAACAAAAAAGCAGCAGAAAACTTTTCTTGGGAAGAAGTATAA
- a CDS encoding P-II family nitrogen regulator: protein MKMIQAIIRVEKTEEVSEALLIAGFPAMTKVDVYGRGKQRGLQVGTVFYDELPKTLLIIVAEEENVEAVLDIILTVAKTSDSGNYGDGRVFVSEVGEAYTISTKKAEL, encoded by the coding sequence ATGAAAATGATTCAAGCAATCATTCGAGTGGAAAAAACGGAAGAAGTTTCAGAAGCATTATTAATTGCTGGCTTTCCAGCGATGACCAAAGTCGATGTTTATGGACGAGGCAAACAACGTGGATTACAAGTAGGAACGGTTTTTTACGACGAACTACCCAAGACATTACTGATTATTGTAGCAGAAGAGGAAAATGTTGAAGCCGTATTAGATATTATCTTAACCGTAGCGAAAACGAGTGATTCCGGAAATTACGGGGATGGACGTGTCTTCGTTAGTGAAGTCGGTGAGGCATACACAATCAGTACCAAAAAAGCGGAACTGTAA
- a CDS encoding P-II family nitrogen regulator, with translation MIEIMAIVRPNKTSATKQALININRPGYTCVRAVGRGKKTVEVILSDGKKLKTKLVSKRMFLIVVEDKAKEEVVQAIIDANWSGNEGDGKIFVTKIVDSYNVHLE, from the coding sequence ATGATTGAAATTATGGCTATTGTAAGACCCAATAAAACTTCGGCAACCAAACAGGCACTCATTAATATCAATCGCCCAGGTTATACTTGCGTTCGAGCAGTCGGTCGCGGAAAAAAAACAGTTGAAGTCATTTTATCGGATGGAAAAAAATTGAAAACCAAATTGGTTAGTAAACGAATGTTTTTAATTGTTGTTGAAGATAAAGCCAAAGAAGAAGTCGTCCAAGCAATTATTGATGCCAATTGGTCAGGAAATGAAGGCGATGGCAAGATTTTTGTGACAAAAATAGTTGATAGCTACAATGTACATTTAGAGTAG
- a CDS encoding FAD:protein FMN transferase, translating to MQETKTIRLMGTIIQLTITHPRPRPLLAEAERRLKSYEARFSANDATSELSFVNKCAGVKPVSVHSQLFDLIQIGTKHSCAANSRLNIAIGPLVQNWRIGFADARVPTDSDIQRLLQQTNPQKIQLDTQKQTVYLAEKGMSIDLGALAKGYFTDLLVTYFKENGVQSGMVNLGGNLMVFGPCPSRELGYWKIGIQQPGASRNQYALTIKVNDCSVVTSGIYERHLEHNGKSYHHILDPQTGYPAETDVTSITIVAKDSLDGEIWTTRLFGKTSSEIVAELNQLPAIDGIVMTQKQHILYSNGMKKYL from the coding sequence ATGCAAGAGACTAAAACCATTCGTCTAATGGGAACTATTATTCAATTAACGATTACCCATCCACGACCAAGACCATTATTAGCAGAGGCGGAGCGACGGCTAAAAAGTTATGAAGCACGTTTTAGTGCCAATGATGCCACTTCTGAATTATCTTTTGTGAATAAATGTGCAGGTGTCAAACCAGTGTCCGTTCATTCGCAATTATTTGACTTAATCCAGATTGGCACCAAACACAGCTGTGCAGCAAATAGTCGGTTAAATATTGCCATAGGTCCCTTAGTACAAAATTGGCGCATCGGTTTCGCAGATGCCCGTGTACCTACTGATAGTGACATTCAGAGATTGTTACAACAAACAAATCCACAAAAAATTCAATTAGATACTCAAAAACAAACAGTCTATTTAGCAGAAAAAGGAATGTCTATTGACTTGGGGGCATTGGCAAAAGGCTATTTTACTGATTTATTAGTCACCTATTTTAAAGAGAATGGCGTGCAATCAGGGATGGTGAACCTTGGCGGCAATCTCATGGTGTTTGGCCCGTGTCCAAGCAGAGAGTTAGGGTATTGGAAAATTGGAATCCAACAGCCAGGTGCCTCTCGTAATCAATATGCGCTGACAATAAAAGTCAATGACTGTTCTGTCGTTACATCGGGTATTTATGAACGCCATTTAGAACACAATGGAAAAAGTTATCATCATATTTTAGATCCGCAAACTGGTTATCCAGCAGAAACTGATGTCACCAGCATTACGATTGTCGCCAAAGATTCGTTAGATGGTGAGATTTGGACGACACGTTTATTTGGAAAAACTTCGTCAGAGATAGTAGCGGAATTAAATCAATTACCAGCGATTGACGGCATTGTTATGACACAAAAGCAACACATCTTGTATTCAAACGGGATGAAAAAATATTTATAA
- a CDS encoding ABC transporter ATP-binding protein translates to MSNYLREEEVVVSIKDASLVYQGDKAEVVALQNVNLDIQKGEFICVLGPSGCGKSTLLNIIAGFHKPTSGVAMIDDQPITKPDWDRGVVFQTPTLYPWLNIYDNVAFGPKMRKQQKEQVKEDVEKYLELVQLEKFHKSKPYELSGGMRQRASLARVLINEPKMILMDEPFGALDALTRINMQKLIRDIWNMTQNTIFLITHDVDEALALATRVIVMTSRPGKIAKEFHTEFTYDINGTNQESVTYSPEYTELREEILNIINAQH, encoded by the coding sequence ATGAGCAACTATTTAAGAGAAGAAGAAGTGGTGGTTTCCATTAAAGATGCCAGTCTTGTCTATCAAGGCGACAAAGCTGAAGTTGTCGCCTTGCAAAATGTTAATCTAGACATTCAAAAAGGCGAATTCATTTGTGTCTTGGGTCCTAGTGGTTGTGGGAAAAGTACTTTATTAAATATCATTGCTGGTTTTCATAAACCGACCAGTGGTGTAGCAATGATAGACGATCAACCAATCACTAAACCTGACTGGGATCGTGGCGTGGTCTTTCAAACACCGACGCTTTATCCTTGGTTGAATATCTATGATAATGTTGCATTTGGTCCGAAAATGCGGAAACAACAAAAAGAGCAAGTCAAAGAAGATGTCGAAAAATATTTGGAATTAGTTCAGTTAGAAAAGTTTCACAAAAGCAAACCATACGAATTATCGGGCGGGATGCGTCAACGCGCTTCTCTTGCTAGAGTATTAATTAATGAACCTAAGATGATTTTGATGGACGAACCATTTGGCGCTTTAGATGCGTTGACGAGAATCAATATGCAAAAGTTAATTCGTGACATTTGGAATATGACGCAAAATACGATTTTCTTAATTACGCATGATGTGGATGAAGCGTTAGCATTGGCAACCCGTGTGATTGTCATGACCAGTCGTCCTGGGAAAATTGCGAAAGAATTTCATACAGAATTTACGTATGACATTAATGGAACCAATCAAGAGAGTGTGACGTATTCACCAGAGTATACCGAATTACGAGAAGAAATCTTAAATATTATCAATGCACAACATTGA
- a CDS encoding ABC transporter permease codes for MKNKQNINTLISLTTIVVIFGIWYIATNFNWVDGRLIPTPQATWTAFIQVLSDYKGHSLLEHFGASMYRLLSAFFLAIITAVPIGLLSGYSDKARAVLTPIIEFYRPLPPLAYYTLLVLALGIDDESKIALLYLACFAPIYIACVSGVTKVKADFIHSAETLGASQLQIFGFVIFPACLPEMFIGIRTAVGVAYTTLVASEMVAAQSGIGWMVLDAKNWFRNDVIFVGIIVMGLTGILIDFLLRVLEKKLVPWGGKV; via the coding sequence ATGAAAAATAAACAAAATATCAATACGTTGATTTCCCTAACCACTATCGTCGTTATTTTTGGCATTTGGTATATTGCTACAAATTTTAATTGGGTAGATGGGCGTTTAATTCCCACACCACAAGCAACTTGGACAGCTTTTATTCAAGTATTATCTGATTATAAAGGACATTCTTTATTAGAACATTTCGGTGCGAGTATGTATCGATTATTGTCGGCTTTCTTTTTAGCTATTATTACAGCCGTACCAATTGGTTTGTTGAGTGGTTATTCAGATAAAGCACGAGCAGTACTGACACCAATTATTGAATTTTATCGTCCGCTACCACCATTGGCTTATTATACGTTATTGGTTTTGGCCTTAGGAATTGATGATGAATCAAAAATTGCTTTACTTTACTTAGCCTGTTTTGCACCAATTTACATCGCTTGTGTCTCTGGAGTTACAAAAGTGAAAGCTGATTTTATCCATAGTGCTGAAACACTAGGTGCGAGTCAATTACAAATTTTTGGCTTTGTGATTTTTCCCGCCTGTTTGCCAGAGATGTTCATCGGTATCAGAACAGCAGTCGGTGTGGCTTATACCACCTTGGTTGCCTCCGAAATGGTTGCTGCACAAAGTGGAATTGGTTGGATGGTGTTAGACGCAAAAAATTGGTTTAGAAATGATGTTATCTTTGTTGGAATTATCGTCATGGGACTAACAGGAATCCTAATCGATTTTCTACTAAGAGTATTGGAGAAAAAACTCGTGCCTTGGGGCGGTAAAGTCTAA
- a CDS encoding aminotransferase class III-fold pyridoxal phosphate-dependent enzyme, producing MGKLTGTQVQELHRDHVLQSWGKAGQMAIPVAKAEGIYLYDYEGNKYADMSSLLVCTNLGHDNKEIVAALKEQADWMSFMAPSYATEAKSVLAKKLVDLAGPSFRRVFFTNSGAESNENAIKMARMVTGRTKIFSCYRSYHGATLGASNASGDARRFAAELGGANGFVKFMNPHMYQDGYTRGVDDEVCTNNYLKALEQQIRYEGPNQIAAILMESIVGANGVILPPEGYMEGVRALCDKYGILLIMDEVMAGFYRTGTAFGWQHFDLVPDMITFAKGVTNAYVPLGGVIVNEQISSYFEENVLQCGLTYSGHTLACAVGNACVDYYEAHNIGAHVVEMEAILKDFMETMVEKHACVGEARCIGLFSAFEMVKDKENRVSLVDYNEPNTAMPAIMNQLKEKGFIAFNRDNYVSICPPLTITKEELAEYLPIVDEVFTWVDETLI from the coding sequence ATGGGAAAATTAACTGGAACACAAGTACAAGAATTGCATCGCGATCACGTGTTACAATCATGGGGGAAAGCAGGTCAAATGGCTATCCCCGTAGCCAAAGCGGAAGGCATTTATTTATACGATTATGAAGGCAATAAATATGCGGATATGTCGAGTCTATTGGTTTGTACGAATTTAGGCCATGATAACAAAGAAATTGTCGCAGCTTTAAAAGAACAAGCGGATTGGATGTCCTTTATGGCACCTTCTTACGCCACAGAAGCGAAGAGTGTTTTGGCAAAAAAATTGGTGGATTTGGCAGGTCCTTCTTTCCGTCGAGTCTTTTTCACAAATAGTGGTGCAGAATCAAATGAAAACGCGATTAAAATGGCACGCATGGTGACTGGTCGTACCAAAATCTTTTCATGTTATCGCTCGTATCATGGGGCGACTTTAGGTGCAAGTAATGCCAGTGGGGATGCCCGACGTTTTGCGGCTGAATTAGGTGGCGCAAATGGCTTTGTCAAATTTATGAATCCGCACATGTATCAAGATGGTTATACACGTGGTGTGGATGATGAAGTATGTACGAACAACTATTTAAAGGCGTTGGAGCAACAAATTCGCTATGAAGGCCCTAACCAAATTGCAGCGATTCTAATGGAAAGTATTGTCGGTGCGAATGGTGTTATTTTACCTCCAGAAGGTTACATGGAAGGCGTGCGTGCACTCTGTGATAAATATGGCATTTTACTCATCATGGATGAAGTGATGGCTGGTTTTTACCGCACAGGTACCGCGTTTGGTTGGCAACATTTTGATTTAGTTCCGGATATGATTACCTTTGCGAAAGGTGTGACGAATGCGTACGTTCCTTTAGGTGGGGTTATCGTTAATGAACAAATCTCCTCTTATTTTGAAGAAAATGTCTTGCAATGTGGGTTAACATATAGTGGACATACACTAGCATGTGCAGTCGGAAATGCGTGTGTCGATTATTATGAAGCGCACAACATCGGGGCACATGTTGTGGAAATGGAAGCTATTTTAAAAGACTTTATGGAAACAATGGTAGAAAAACATGCGTGCGTGGGAGAAGCTCGTTGTATTGGTTTGTTTTCCGCCTTTGAGATGGTGAAAGATAAAGAAAATCGGGTATCCTTAGTCGATTACAATGAACCAAATACAGCCATGCCAGCAATTATGAATCAATTAAAAGAAAAAGGTTTTATCGCCTTTAATCGTGACAATTATGTGAGTATTTGTCCTCCACTAACGATTACAAAAGAAGAATTAGCAGAATACTTACCGATTGTGGATGAAGTATTCACATGGGTAGATGAAACATTGATTTAG
- a CDS encoding iron-containing alcohol dehydrogenase family protein, which produces MNFDYVQPVKIHFGKGRLQELPKVLTDFQGQGLLICSKRSIKNGLAARLFQENPQLIATFTDISENPDVTEAQECIRLIQEKEISFIVALGGGSVIDLAKVCGTLCFSEEEVAAYLGSGIALPTQRLPLIAIPTTSGTGTEVTAAAVLTNRELGKKSPIVSDNFYPDIALVDPELTLSVPKQVTANTGMDALCQAIEGYWSKGNQPICDALAIHAARLIFEHLVTTYHEPHNLEAREKMSEASLIAGLAFALPKTTSSHACSYPLTNIYGIPHGEACTLTIDYFAKVNASERLLDFAQKVGFESIDAMCEKIYDMKVAMNMRIDLKDFAISESQLADLVCLSHHPNLLNNPVEITDEILETMYRSFI; this is translated from the coding sequence ATGAATTTTGACTACGTACAACCTGTAAAAATTCATTTTGGTAAGGGTCGTTTACAAGAATTACCGAAAGTATTAACTGATTTTCAAGGACAAGGACTATTAATTTGTAGCAAGCGTTCCATAAAAAATGGTTTAGCCGCTCGTTTATTTCAAGAAAATCCGCAATTAATCGCCACATTTACAGATATTTCAGAGAATCCTGATGTGACTGAAGCACAAGAATGTATTCGTTTGATTCAAGAAAAAGAGATTTCATTTATTGTGGCATTAGGAGGAGGCAGTGTCATTGATTTGGCTAAAGTTTGTGGTACGCTTTGTTTTTCAGAAGAAGAAGTTGCTGCTTATTTGGGATCAGGTATTGCGTTGCCGACGCAACGCTTGCCACTAATTGCGATTCCTACCACTTCTGGAACCGGTACAGAAGTCACAGCAGCGGCAGTATTAACCAATCGGGAGTTAGGTAAGAAATCGCCGATTGTTTCAGATAATTTTTATCCTGATATTGCACTTGTTGATCCAGAATTAACCCTATCTGTTCCGAAACAAGTTACTGCGAATACTGGAATGGATGCATTATGCCAAGCGATTGAAGGATACTGGTCAAAAGGTAACCAACCAATCTGTGATGCGTTAGCAATTCATGCTGCACGTTTGATTTTTGAACATTTAGTGACGACGTATCATGAACCGCATAATTTAGAAGCAAGAGAAAAAATGAGTGAAGCGTCATTGATTGCTGGACTAGCTTTCGCTTTGCCTAAAACCACTTCTTCGCATGCGTGTAGTTACCCATTAACGAATATTTATGGTATTCCACATGGAGAAGCGTGTACTTTGACGATTGATTATTTTGCTAAAGTCAATGCAAGTGAGCGTTTATTAGATTTTGCCCAAAAAGTTGGTTTTGAATCGATTGATGCGATGTGTGAAAAAATTTATGACATGAAAGTAGCGATGAACATGCGGATCGATTTAAAAGATTTTGCTATTTCAGAGAGCCAATTAGCTGATTTAGTTTGTTTGTCGCATCACCCCAATTTATTAAATAATCCAGTTGAAATTACAGATGAAATTTTAGAAACGATGTATCGAAGTTTCATTTAA
- a CDS encoding NAD(P)H-dependent oxidoreductase, with protein MKLVGIVGSNAEVSYNRMLLAYIKKHFGNLFDLEVLEIKDIPLFNQSDDQTMSAPIQQLSNKILQADGVIIATPEHNHTIPAALKSVLEWLSFKIHPLENKPVMIVGASYYDQGSSRAQLHLRQILDAPGVNAIVMPGNEFLLGKVKEAFDDQGDLKEKRTVDFLQTTLEKFVQFIDVVTVMQGPKAAAEPEDLFATGTIETTVEGADMYADDWLEQASEIVKPAAGNDYVQLNRGLLTVDQLNYFLASMPMELTYADNNNQFLYYNYTKEADAMLASRTPGQVGNPLAKCHPERVYKGVEWVIQQLRSGAQDCVKVHVPTHGPDKYVVHNYQAMHDEAGNYVGINEYIWDLKPTIDWYLQQTGQKLVGDVDATTSASVNNHQDGDVDAVSGASEHA; from the coding sequence ATGAAATTAGTAGGTATTGTCGGATCAAATGCAGAAGTATCATATAATCGAATGTTGCTGGCATATATCAAAAAACATTTTGGCAATTTATTTGATTTAGAAGTGTTAGAAATTAAAGACATTCCCTTGTTTAATCAAAGTGATGACCAAACGATGAGTGCTCCAATTCAACAACTAAGCAATAAAATTTTACAAGCGGATGGTGTGATTATTGCCACGCCTGAACACAATCATACAATTCCGGCTGCGTTGAAAAGTGTGTTGGAATGGTTGTCGTTTAAAATTCATCCTTTAGAAAATAAGCCAGTCATGATTGTTGGCGCGTCTTATTACGATCAAGGATCCTCACGTGCACAGCTACATTTGCGTCAAATTTTAGATGCACCTGGTGTCAATGCAATTGTCATGCCGGGAAATGAGTTTTTATTAGGAAAAGTGAAGGAAGCGTTCGATGATCAAGGGGATTTAAAAGAAAAGCGTACCGTTGATTTTCTACAAACCACTTTAGAAAAATTTGTGCAATTTATTGACGTAGTGACAGTCATGCAAGGTCCTAAAGCAGCTGCTGAACCAGAAGATTTATTCGCTACAGGGACAATCGAGACAACTGTTGAAGGGGCAGATATGTATGCAGACGATTGGTTGGAACAAGCGTCTGAGATTGTCAAACCAGCAGCAGGAAATGATTATGTGCAATTAAATCGTGGGTTGTTAACAGTCGATCAGTTGAACTACTTCCTTGCGTCAATGCCAATGGAATTGACGTATGCGGATAATAACAACCAATTCTTATATTACAATTACACAAAAGAAGCAGACGCGATGTTGGCCTCTCGTACCCCTGGACAAGTCGGAAACCCTCTAGCCAAATGTCATCCAGAACGAGTTTACAAAGGTGTCGAATGGGTGATTCAACAATTACGTTCAGGTGCTCAAGATTGCGTCAAAGTACATGTGCCAACACACGGACCAGATAAATATGTCGTTCATAATTATCAAGCGATGCACGACGAAGCAGGAAACTATGTGGGCATTAACGAATACATTTGGGATTTGAAACCAACGATTGATTGGTATTTACAACAAACAGGTCAAAAACTAGTTGGTGACGTGGATGCCACAACAAGCGCATCTGTGAATAATCATCAAGACGGCGATGTCGATGCCGTGTCAGGTGCTTCGGAGCATGCTTAA